A genomic region of Catalinimonas niigatensis contains the following coding sequences:
- a CDS encoding TIM barrel protein, with the protein MRIQSQIIQQFNEQEHGLHHKKWNALQTSVADHQALETIIAKLSAMQIAIPSWALGTGGTRFGRFAGGGEPRSLEEKLEDIGLLHALNANSGAVSLHIPWDIPENYETIKTLATELNIVFDAVNSNTFQDQKQQQQSYKFGSLAHSEQKVRQQAVQHNIEVIEHGEALGSKSITVWLADGSNFPGQQNFRKAFERTLDSLQQIYAQLPDDWRLFVEYKPYEPNFYSTVIQDWGSSLLLSSKLGSKAYSLVDLGHHLPNSNIEQIVSRLMMENKLGGFHFNDSKYGDDDLTVGSIKPYQLYLIFLELAEGIDTNDFAWMIDASHNVKDPLEDLLQSVEAILIAYAQALLVDRKALESARDANDVALCQEIIQDAYRTDVRPLLAEARLRNKAALHPLKLFRKLKVREQLIASRGKETVATGL; encoded by the coding sequence ATGCGCATTCAATCACAAATCATCCAACAGTTTAACGAGCAGGAACATGGCCTGCATCACAAAAAGTGGAATGCCCTGCAGACGAGTGTAGCAGATCATCAGGCCCTGGAAACTATCATTGCCAAGCTTTCTGCCATGCAGATTGCTATTCCAAGCTGGGCGTTGGGCACCGGAGGCACTCGCTTCGGCAGATTTGCAGGAGGAGGAGAACCCCGCAGTCTGGAAGAAAAACTGGAGGATATAGGGCTGCTGCATGCGCTGAATGCCAACAGCGGAGCAGTTTCTTTGCATATTCCCTGGGATATTCCTGAAAATTATGAGACCATCAAAACCCTGGCCACTGAACTGAATATTGTGTTTGATGCCGTCAATTCCAATACTTTTCAGGATCAGAAGCAGCAGCAACAATCTTATAAATTCGGATCGCTGGCGCATAGCGAACAGAAAGTAAGGCAGCAGGCAGTACAGCATAATATTGAAGTGATTGAACACGGAGAGGCGCTGGGTTCCAAATCCATCACGGTGTGGCTGGCAGACGGCAGCAACTTTCCTGGCCAGCAAAACTTCCGCAAGGCCTTTGAGCGTACGCTGGATTCTCTGCAGCAAATCTATGCGCAACTTCCCGACGACTGGCGGCTGTTTGTGGAGTACAAGCCTTACGAACCTAATTTCTACAGTACTGTCATTCAGGATTGGGGAAGCTCACTTTTGCTGTCTTCCAAACTAGGCTCAAAAGCCTATTCACTGGTAGATCTGGGCCACCATCTGCCCAATAGCAATATTGAGCAGATTGTCAGCCGACTGATGATGGAAAATAAACTAGGGGGCTTTCATTTCAACGATTCCAAATATGGGGATGACGACCTTACCGTAGGCAGCATCAAACCCTATCAACTCTACCTGATCTTTCTGGAACTTGCCGAAGGGATAGATACCAATGATTTTGCCTGGATGATAGATGCCAGCCACAATGTAAAAGATCCTTTGGAAGATCTCCTGCAATCGGTTGAAGCCATATTGATAGCTTACGCCCAGGCGCTTCTGGTAGATAGAAAAGCACTGGAATCAGCCCGGGATGCCAATGATGTGGCACTTTGCCAGGAAATTATCCAGGATGCTTATCGTACCGATGTACGTCCTTTGCTGGCTGAGGCAAGGCTCAGAAATAAGGCGGCTTTGCACCCGCTTAAGTTGTTCAGAAAACTGAAAGTACGCGAGCAACTCATAGCAAGCCGAGGTAAAGAAACCGTAGCAACTGGCCTGTAA
- a CDS encoding NAD(P)-dependent oxidoreductase, which yields MAKILVSYHLPEAGLQALHQKHTLITPDGLKFSREEIMTHIADCDGLLAASLKVDREMIDRGSKLRIIANYGAGVDKIDIAYAKEKGLVVTNTPTAVTEATAELAFGLIHSLLRRITECDTRLRNDPDFQWGMMREHIGHSLYGKTLGIIGLGKIGQALARRALAARMKVLYHNRNQIFDKFEQESGATYSTLDQLLQNADIVSLHTPLTASTHHLIGAQQLSIMKNSAFLINTARGAVVDESALISYLQEGKIAGAALDVFEHEPKVPEALLGMENVVLTPHIGTETIESRTEMAYEAAENLLHFFERGKGLNLV from the coding sequence ATTACTCCCGATGGACTAAAGTTCAGCCGGGAGGAAATCATGACGCACATCGCAGATTGTGATGGTCTGCTGGCTGCCAGCCTGAAGGTAGACCGTGAGATGATAGACAGGGGCAGCAAACTCAGAATCATCGCCAACTATGGTGCGGGTGTAGATAAAATAGATATTGCCTATGCCAAAGAAAAAGGACTGGTAGTAACCAATACGCCTACTGCCGTCACTGAAGCTACTGCCGAACTGGCTTTTGGGCTTATCCATAGCTTGCTGCGCCGTATTACGGAATGTGATACCCGCCTGCGTAATGATCCTGACTTTCAGTGGGGAATGATGCGAGAGCATATCGGCCATAGTTTATATGGCAAAACGTTGGGTATCATAGGCCTGGGGAAGATTGGGCAGGCATTGGCACGCCGGGCACTGGCAGCCCGCATGAAAGTCCTGTATCATAACCGAAACCAGATATTTGATAAATTTGAACAGGAAAGCGGAGCGACCTATTCTACCCTTGATCAATTGTTGCAAAACGCAGATATTGTTTCGCTGCATACGCCTCTTACAGCATCCACACATCATCTGATTGGGGCTCAGCAACTGAGCATCATGAAAAACAGTGCTTTTCTAATCAATACAGCTCGTGGAGCAGTCGTAGATGAAAGCGCTCTGATCAGTTACCTGCAGGAAGGCAAAATTGCCGGAGCGGCCCTTGATGTTTTTGAGCATGAACCTAAAGTTCCGGAGGCTCTGCTGGGGATGGAAAATGTAGTACTAACCCCCCATATAGGTACTGAAACCATTGAGTCCCGCACCGAAATGGCCTATGAGGCAGCAGAAAATCTCCTTCATTTCTTCGAGAGAGGAAAAGGGCTGAATCTGGTCTGA